A region from the Aegilops tauschii subsp. strangulata cultivar AL8/78 chromosome 5, Aet v6.0, whole genome shotgun sequence genome encodes:
- the LOC109763479 gene encoding uncharacterized protein: MAEREHSSPAGTPFMQYLYWEKVQPLEGECAFNPSLSMEPLMRNWTEAAASRRDKFDYDHGRGRGNIKIEDNITKEYRAQERKVPEPEKPKMKPAIGAAKKSKLASNADEMMNLIMKRCMDYIRSQMKEIPEQVAERLLEKLNQNGVMYKPVAAAASGNNDADLEVDSFENGPPEKKEFVYKDDSDGLEPVIDLTQPDEPVVNQNNDDEEKTPAKLHVDKTTKPTDECGATPENPWIVGNSPQAESSDIDISASSIDRMVGKSKGKKSAATAKEDDVISGKRRRIVPKKFESSFKLDKPSKRSARALFSDNDMEGSVKDDLTPELIDAAVAFVEAAARSEKNMTKRVYYNERGTSVTVESIRLIIDAYQTHLALRVGHDRHLCPAWRSKYLVDRAKARDNPKPSKYNMDSALSRAGAIRRVLDEYTVRDKSFIPLNVGNTHWITVVMHNLKKEFRVFDSLYPIEFSLDTVKALRLAIAIDMEEANRITPGKYPDVTKWPIIPQIDMPLQEDGNSCGLFVIEVMERWDGDRWTADFTQGTINARRRRLVAELVLSPTNTIECVKNKIRDIAKKSKA, translated from the exons ATGGCCGAGAGGGAACATAGCTCTCCTGCAGGTACACCTTTCATGCAGTACCTGTACTGGGAGAAGGTTCAGCCTCTGGAAGGTGAATGCGCATTCAATCCTAGCTTGTCCATGGAACCTCTAATGAGGAATTGGACTGAAGCTGCAGCCTCAAGGAGAGACAAGTTTGATTATGACCACGGCCGTGGCCGTGGTAACATCAAG ATTGAAGACAACATAACCAAGGAGTATAGGGCGCAGGAGCGCAAAGTACCCGAACCAGAAAAGCCAAAAATGAAGCCCGCCATTGGTGCGGCAAAGAAGTCCAAGTTAGCCTCAAACGCGGACGAGATGATGAACCTCATCATGAAGCGGTGTATGGATTACATACGCAGCCAAATGAAGGAAATACCAGAACAAGTAGCCGAG AGATTGTTAGAGAAGTTGAACCAAAATGGTGTGATGTACAAGCCAGTGGCTGCTGCGGCTTCCGGCAACAACGATGCCGACCTAGAAGTGGATTCCTTTGAGAATGGTCCGCCAGAAAAAAAAGAATTCGTGTACAAGGATGACTCTGACGGTCTAGAGCCGGTGATTGATTTGACACAGCCTGACGAGCCTGTTGTAAACCAGAACAATGATGATGAGGAA AAAACACCTGCCAAGTTACATGTTGACAAGACAACGAAGCCTACTGATGAGTGCGGCGCAACACCGGAGAACCCTTGGATTGTAGGTAATTCTCCTCAAGCAGAATCGTCTGACATTGACATTTCTGCAAGTTCTATCGACAGGATGGTGGGTAAGAGCAAGGGGAAAAAGTCTGCAGCAACCGCAAAAGAAGACGATGTTATATCCGGGAAGCGCCGACGGATTGTTCCCAAGAAATTTGAATCCTCCTTTAAACTTGACAAGCCCAGCAAGCGAAGCGCTCGCG CTCTGTTTAGTGACAATGACATGGAAGGCTCTGTTAAGGACGATTTGACACCGGAACTCATCGATGCTGCTGTTGCGTTTGTGGAGGCAGCTGCTCGGTCTGAGAAGAATATGACAAAAAGAGTTTACTACAATGAACGTGGCACCTCTGTGACTGTGGAGAGTATACGACTG ATTATCGATGCTTATCAGACACATTTGGCTCTGCGCGTTGGTCATGATCGGCACCTCTGTCCAGCCTGGAGGTCCAAATACCTTGTTGATCGTGCTAAGGCACGAGACAACCCTAAACCGTCGAAATACAACATGGATAGTGCGCTGAGCAGAGCTGGAGCAATACGTAGGGTTTTGGACGAGTATACCGTCCGTGATAAG TCGTTTATCCCGTTGAACGTCGGCAATACACACTGGATCACCGTGGTGATGCACAACCTCAAGAAAGAATTCCGAGTTTTTGATTCGCTCTATCCTATCGAGTTCTCTCTCGACACTGTGAAAGCACTG CGACTAGCAATAGCAATTGATATGGAAGAGGCAAACCGTATTACACCTGGCAAATATCCAGACGTCACTAAGTGGCCTATCATACCTCAGATCGACATGCCACTACAAGAGGACGG GAACTCTTGTGGCCTTTTTGTGATTGAAGTTATGGAGCGTTGGGACGGGGATCGATGGACCGCCGATTTTACCCAG GGCACCATTAATGCAAGGAGAAGGCGTCTCGTCGCCGAGTTGGTTCTCTCGCCTACCAACACAATTGAATGTGTGAAGAACAAAATCCGCGACATCGCAAAGAAAAGCAAGGCGTGA